The genomic region ATTTATAGCACGTCAATCAACACAGACTTTTTATCACGAAGATTAAGAGGAGAGAAGAATGAAGAAACGAATTGCAATTGTCGGCATGGGTCCAGCAGGAATTAGTGTTTTGCGAGCGATGAGTCAGTATGACGCCTATCAAGCTTGCCAAATTGTTATCTACAATAATACCCAAACATTTGGAACGGGCATGCCTTATCAGAAGGATTCTGATTTACTTTTAATTAATCAAACGGCTGATACCATGAGTATCGATCCGAATAATAAACTTGATTTTGTGAACTGGGTCAAGGAACATAAAGACTCAAACCAAGGACCTAAATCCTTTTTACCCCGTACTTGGTATGGTGAATATTTAAAAAGTAAACTGGATGAAGCCATCGAAAAAATGCACCCTGAAATTATTTATGAAGACGCTAGAGCGATTCGTGTTCAAGAAGACGGTCGCTACCAAGTTGAAACGGATCAAACCTCTCAGAGCTTTGATATCTTACACCTTTGCATTGGACATCTTGCTTACCAAGACCCTTATAACTTAAGAGGGCATAATAATTATATTCATCATCCCTATCCCGTTCAAGAAAAGCTAACCACTTTTCCAGAAGGAAGCCATATTGGAATTATTGGGACCGGCTTGACGAGCATTGATCTCATGCGTTTTTTAAGGAATCAGCCTAAGCATTATGACCTGTCTTTTATTTCTCGTAGTGGGGGCTTCTCCTTGTACCGAGAGCCAGAAACGGATTTAACCTTGCGCTATTTAACGTTAGAAAATTTAGAAAAGAACCGCAAAAATGGCTTCGTTCCTTTGGAGAAAATGATTGAATGGTTCCGTCTTGAATGCCAAGAACATGGCGTGGACTTCGATCGTTTAGTCGAGCGGTTTGGTACTGGAACAACACCACAATTACGGGAACAACTCGAAACGCAAACCGACTTGGATATTGTTCAAACTATTATTGGTAAAATGGATCCCTATATAGCTGATTACATGACTGCTTTAAAGGTATCCGATCGGCGGTTATTCTATTCAGAATATGAATCCCTATTCCACCATCTGCGTGCACCTATGCCTAAACAATCAGCAGAACGCCTAATTGAAGGCGTTGATAATCAAGAAATATTCGTATATGCCGGCATCCAATCAATCGAACCACTAGAGGATGGGTTTACCATTCAGCTAGCGAATAAAAGTGTAACGATTGATTATTTAATTAATGCAACCGGTCATGAGATGAGTCTTTCTGAACCGGAAAGACAATTACCATTAATTGCGCAATTAGTGGATGAATATATCCTAGAAGCAGAATATAATGGTGGGGCGCAAGTAATTTGGCCGAGTGCAGAAGCGGTTAGCCAGAAATATGGTATTCTAAACAATTTCTACGTCCATGGGCAACTGGTTCAGGGCATTCAATATGGAAATAGTGCGCACCTCTTAATGCAGCAAGCTACGAAAGTCGTAGCACTCGATTATTTTAAGAACTTTTAATCACTAGCCTGACCAGTTTAACTTCTAGTGATGAAATTCTTGGTATTTTCATCATTAGCAGACTAAAAATAATTTGGTGTGATGAATTTTGCCCAAATTTCATCACTAGAAGCGGTTAGGAGTTTTCTGGTGATGATTTTATGAATTATAGGAAATCGAATGGGGGGTTTAGATGAGCAATAAATTAGATATTAAAAAAGTTTACTATATTTTAATTATTTTTGGCTTGTTATTAATTTATAACTATTCAGAAACCATCATTATGTGGGGTCGCATTTTTGTCAGTGCGATGCGTCCTTTAATAATTGGGGCTTTGGTCGCTTATTTATTAAATATTATTGTCGTCCGTTTAGAAAGACGATTCTTAGTAAAAATTAAGCAAAAAAACTTATTGATTGCCCGTTTGATCAGTATCGTCATTTCTGTCCTTGTGATTTCTGTTGTTTTATATTTGATTATAAAACTAATTTTCCCACAAGTTGTTACAATTATTACGAGTCTGATCAATGGCATTCCAGTCTTAATGAATCAAATTCAATTAATCCTTGAAAATAAAGAGGTCGCTGCTGTTGTGAATTCCCTTGGTGCTAATCTAGTAAAAGACTTCAATGATTATGGCCAACGG from Jeotgalibaca dankookensis harbors:
- a CDS encoding FAD/NAD(P)-binding protein, with translation MKKRIAIVGMGPAGISVLRAMSQYDAYQACQIVIYNNTQTFGTGMPYQKDSDLLLINQTADTMSIDPNNKLDFVNWVKEHKDSNQGPKSFLPRTWYGEYLKSKLDEAIEKMHPEIIYEDARAIRVQEDGRYQVETDQTSQSFDILHLCIGHLAYQDPYNLRGHNNYIHHPYPVQEKLTTFPEGSHIGIIGTGLTSIDLMRFLRNQPKHYDLSFISRSGGFSLYREPETDLTLRYLTLENLEKNRKNGFVPLEKMIEWFRLECQEHGVDFDRLVERFGTGTTPQLREQLETQTDLDIVQTIIGKMDPYIADYMTALKVSDRRLFYSEYESLFHHLRAPMPKQSAERLIEGVDNQEIFVYAGIQSIEPLEDGFTIQLANKSVTIDYLINATGHEMSLSEPERQLPLIAQLVDEYILEAEYNGGAQVIWPSAEAVSQKYGILNNFYVHGQLVQGIQYGNSAHLLMQQATKVVALDYFKNF